The proteins below are encoded in one region of Pseudomonas sp. SCB32:
- a CDS encoding LuxR C-terminal-related transcriptional regulator, giving the protein MGLSLQDIAWHRSIGQLIEALDKPNFWTLLVRLLGQYVPFDSWVVLLFSNGRPQVFAECPGEDGGPDPLFQDYLKGLYLLDPFYIASREAPGGGLFRLDDVAPECFEQTDYYQRYFRLNVVADEVQINVQLDGERTLCCSVGSKGRFSPEQIALLGLVQPWVAGLMRQRMAFECEVQEAPPPPRWQNRLEATAQQVETPLTARELEVGRLMLSGCSSKEIARKLAISAETVKVHRKHMYAKLGIKSQSELFSLFLQAQG; this is encoded by the coding sequence ATGGGCCTTTCCCTTCAGGACATCGCCTGGCACCGCTCGATCGGGCAGCTGATCGAGGCGCTGGACAAGCCGAATTTCTGGACCTTGCTGGTGCGCCTGCTGGGCCAGTATGTGCCCTTTGACAGCTGGGTCGTGCTGCTCTTCAGCAATGGCAGGCCACAGGTGTTCGCCGAATGCCCCGGCGAGGATGGCGGCCCGGACCCGCTGTTCCAGGACTACCTCAAGGGCCTCTACCTGCTCGACCCCTTCTACATCGCCAGCCGCGAGGCACCGGGCGGCGGGCTGTTCCGCCTGGACGACGTGGCGCCCGAGTGCTTCGAACAGACCGATTACTACCAGCGCTACTTCCGTCTCAACGTAGTGGCCGACGAAGTGCAGATCAACGTGCAACTCGATGGCGAACGCACCCTGTGCTGCTCGGTGGGCAGCAAGGGCCGCTTCAGCCCGGAACAGATCGCCCTGCTGGGCCTGGTCCAGCCCTGGGTCGCCGGGCTGATGCGCCAGCGCATGGCCTTCGAATGCGAAGTCCAGGAAGCGCCCCCGCCGCCGCGCTGGCAGAACCGCCTGGAGGCCACCGCCCAGCAGGTGGAAACCCCGCTCACCGCCCGCGAGCTGGAAGTCGGCCGGCTGATGCTCAGCGGCTGCTCCAGCAAGGAAATCGCCCGCAAGCTGGCGATCTCCGCCGAAACCGTGAAGGTCCATCGCAAGCACATGTATGCCAAGCTGGGGATAAAGTCGCAGTCGGAGTTGTTCTCGTTGTTTCTGCAGGCGCAGGGGTGA
- a CDS encoding carbon-nitrogen hydrolase family protein yields the protein MKVELVQLAGRDGDVAWNLARTLEAIHACAPDTQLVVFPETQLTGFPTEQNIAVIAEPIDGPSVQAVQRTAREKNIGVAVGFAEVADGRFYNTTLLITPDGIAMKYRKTHLWASDRGVFTPGDRYATCLWNGVRVGIAICFDIEFPESVRALGQLGAELVIVTNGNMDPYGPTHRTAIMGRAMENQAYAVMVNRVGEGDDGLVFAGGSAVVDPFGQLLCEAGREECRQIVELDFERLAQARRDYSYLAERRFVLPGEMREHADGLRELIIPA from the coding sequence ATGAAAGTCGAACTCGTGCAACTGGCCGGCCGTGATGGCGATGTGGCCTGGAACCTGGCCCGTACGCTGGAGGCCATCCACGCCTGCGCACCCGACACCCAACTGGTGGTGTTCCCCGAGACCCAGCTGACCGGCTTCCCCACCGAGCAGAACATCGCCGTCATCGCCGAGCCGATCGATGGCCCCAGCGTGCAGGCCGTGCAGCGTACTGCGCGGGAGAAGAACATCGGGGTTGCCGTGGGCTTCGCCGAGGTCGCCGATGGCCGCTTCTACAACACCACGCTGCTGATCACCCCCGACGGCATCGCCATGAAGTACCGCAAGACGCACCTGTGGGCGTCGGACCGTGGCGTCTTCACCCCGGGCGACCGCTACGCCACCTGCCTGTGGAATGGCGTGAGGGTGGGCATTGCGATCTGCTTCGACATCGAGTTCCCCGAGTCCGTCCGTGCCCTCGGCCAGCTCGGCGCCGAGCTGGTCATCGTGACCAACGGCAACATGGACCCCTACGGCCCGACCCACCGCACCGCGATCATGGGCCGCGCCATGGAAAACCAGGCGTACGCCGTGATGGTCAACCGCGTCGGCGAAGGCGACGACGGCCTGGTGTTCGCCGGCGGCAGCGCGGTGGTCGACCCCTTCGGCCAGCTGCTCTGCGAGGCCGGCCGCGAGGAGTGCCGGCAGATCGTCGAGCTGGACTTCGAACGCCTGGCGCAGGCGCGCCGCGACTACAGCTACCTGGCCGAGCGCCGCTTCGTGCTGCCGGGCGAAATGCGCGAGCACGCAGACGGCCTGCGCGAGCTGATCATTCCGGCCTGA
- a CDS encoding APC family permease codes for MAQLKRTLSLGSVVLFGIAYMTPIIVLGTFGILADVTRGVVPSAYLVASVAMLFTALSYGRMAAAFPVAGSAYTYVRKSISPKLGFLAGWAVLLDYLFLPMAIWLIGAAYLNSAFPAMPQAIWVLAFIGVTTAINVVGLRLAKNINGVLMLVQFLVLIAFVGLAIHYVMGDASRPLWTLEPFLKEGTQLPLIMGGAAIACYSFLGFDAVSTLTEETHEPRKTIPRAILLITLIGGGIFIAASYFVQLAHPSVEFQNADSAAYEIARNIGGDLFVSFFLIGLIVGQFTSGLSAQASASRLLFAMGRDGVLPRPFFGRISKRFETPVNSIVLCGVVALLALRMDVTTSTSFINFGAFLAFSLVNLSVIFHYYLNAKRRGPREVVLFLLFPLIGLIADLWLMVSLDHLAIWLGATWLVLGVIYLAVITAGFREQPPEMSFDEA; via the coding sequence ATGGCTCAACTGAAACGAACCCTGTCGCTGGGTTCGGTGGTGCTGTTCGGCATCGCCTACATGACCCCGATCATCGTTCTTGGCACCTTCGGCATCCTCGCCGACGTCACCCGTGGCGTCGTGCCCTCGGCCTACCTGGTCGCCTCGGTGGCGATGCTGTTCACCGCGCTCAGCTACGGGCGCATGGCTGCGGCCTTCCCGGTGGCCGGTTCCGCCTACACCTATGTGCGCAAGTCGATCAGCCCGAAGCTGGGCTTCCTCGCCGGCTGGGCGGTGCTGCTGGATTACCTGTTCCTGCCCATGGCCATCTGGCTGATCGGCGCGGCCTACCTGAACTCGGCCTTCCCGGCGATGCCCCAGGCCATCTGGGTGCTGGCCTTCATCGGCGTGACCACCGCGATCAACGTGGTCGGCCTGCGCCTGGCGAAGAACATCAATGGTGTGCTGATGCTGGTGCAGTTCCTCGTGCTGATCGCCTTCGTCGGCCTGGCGATCCATTACGTGATGGGCGACGCCAGCCGTCCGCTGTGGACCCTGGAGCCGTTCCTCAAGGAAGGCACCCAACTGCCGCTGATCATGGGTGGCGCGGCCATCGCCTGCTATTCCTTCCTCGGCTTCGACGCGGTCAGCACCCTGACCGAAGAAACCCACGAGCCGCGCAAGACCATTCCGCGCGCTATCCTGCTGATCACCCTGATCGGTGGCGGCATCTTCATCGCCGCCAGCTACTTCGTACAGCTGGCGCACCCGTCCGTGGAATTCCAGAACGCTGATTCCGCCGCTTACGAAATTGCCCGCAACATCGGTGGTGACCTGTTCGTCAGCTTCTTCCTGATCGGCCTGATCGTCGGCCAGTTCACCTCCGGCCTGTCGGCCCAGGCCAGCGCCTCACGCCTGCTGTTCGCCATGGGCCGCGACGGCGTGCTGCCGCGCCCGTTCTTCGGCCGCATCAGCAAGCGTTTCGAAACCCCGGTGAACAGTATCGTGCTGTGCGGCGTGGTGGCCCTGCTGGCGCTGCGCATGGACGTCACCACCTCCACCTCGTTCATCAACTTCGGCGCCTTCCTGGCCTTCAGCCTGGTGAACCTCTCGGTGATCTTCCACTACTACCTGAACGCCAAGCGCCGCGGCCCGCGCGAGGTAGTGCTGTTCCTGCTTTTCCCGCTGATCGGCCTCATCGCCGACCTGTGGCTGATGGTCAGCCTCGACCACCTGGCGATCTGGCTCGGCGCCACCTGGCTGGTGCTCGGTGTGATCTACCTGGCGGTGATTACCGCCGGTTTCCGCGAGCAACCGCCGGAGATGAGCTTCGACGAGGCGTGA
- a CDS encoding glutathione S-transferase family protein — translation MSRITLYHSPQTRSSGTLVLLEELGAEYDLELINMKAGEQRKPAYLAINPLGKVPAIRHGESLVTEQGAIFIYLADLYPRAGLAPALDDPLRGPYLRWLVFYGSSFEPAIVDRALKRDPSPPAMSPYGDYDSVMRAIAEQLESGPYLLGSRMTAADVLWGAALRWTIGFGVVPKLPVFERYVELVTSRPAFTRVWERDVQWVAEHALAAEAKAL, via the coding sequence ATGTCCCGCATCACTCTGTATCACTCGCCCCAGACACGCTCCAGCGGCACCCTGGTGCTATTGGAGGAGCTGGGCGCCGAGTACGATCTCGAGCTGATCAACATGAAGGCCGGCGAGCAGCGAAAGCCGGCCTACCTGGCGATCAACCCCTTGGGCAAGGTCCCGGCGATTCGCCACGGTGAGTCGCTGGTCACCGAGCAAGGGGCCATCTTCATCTACCTGGCCGACCTCTATCCCCGTGCAGGGCTGGCGCCCGCCCTGGATGACCCGCTACGGGGTCCTTATCTGCGTTGGCTGGTGTTCTACGGCTCCAGCTTCGAGCCGGCCATCGTCGACCGCGCGCTGAAGCGTGACCCGTCGCCGCCGGCCATGAGCCCCTACGGCGACTACGACAGTGTGATGCGCGCCATCGCCGAGCAACTGGAAAGCGGACCTTACCTGCTGGGCAGTCGCATGACCGCTGCCGACGTGCTATGGGGCGCGGCCCTGCGCTGGACCATCGGATTCGGCGTGGTGCCCAAGCTGCCGGTGTTCGAGCGTTACGTCGAACTGGTCACTTCGCGGCCGGCTTTCACCCGTGTCTGGGAGCGGGATGTGCAGTGGGTGGCGGAGCATGCCCTGGCCGCTGAGGCGAAGGCACTGTAA
- the metR gene encoding transcriptional regulator MetR, protein MLELRHLKTLHALREADSLVEAAERLHLTQSALSHQFKELEDRLGLSLFIRKTKPVRFTSAGLRLLQLADSVLPQLRSAERDLARLAGGTAGRLHMAIECHSCFQWLMPTIDQFRDAWPEVELDLASGFSFAPLPALARGDLDLVVTSDPVDLAGITYVPLFTYEALLAVDNHHALAGKSYIVPEDLASHTLITYPVERDRLDIFTRFLEPADVEPAQIRTSELTVMMMQLVASGRGVCCLPNWALHEYSSRGYVTAKRLGEKGLYCTLFAAIRADMLDAPFMRDFLLTAKDTSFATLEGVSAAKS, encoded by the coding sequence ATGCTTGAACTCCGTCACCTGAAAACCCTCCACGCCCTGCGCGAAGCCGACAGCCTCGTGGAGGCGGCCGAGCGCCTGCACCTCACCCAGTCCGCCCTATCCCACCAGTTCAAGGAACTGGAGGACCGCCTGGGCCTGTCACTATTCATCCGCAAGACCAAGCCGGTGCGCTTCACCAGCGCCGGCCTGCGCCTGCTGCAACTGGCCGACAGCGTGCTTCCGCAACTGCGCAGCGCCGAGCGCGACCTCGCGCGCCTGGCGGGCGGAACTGCCGGCCGCCTGCACATGGCCATCGAGTGCCACAGCTGTTTCCAGTGGCTGATGCCGACCATCGACCAGTTCCGCGACGCCTGGCCGGAAGTGGAGCTCGACCTCGCCTCGGGCTTCTCCTTCGCCCCGCTGCCGGCGCTGGCCCGTGGCGACCTGGACCTGGTGGTGACCTCCGACCCGGTGGACCTCGCCGGCATCACCTACGTGCCGCTGTTCACCTACGAGGCGCTGCTGGCGGTGGACAACCACCACGCGCTGGCCGGCAAGTCCTATATCGTCCCGGAAGACCTCGCCAGCCACACGCTGATCACCTACCCGGTGGAGCGCGACCGCCTGGACATCTTCACCCGCTTCCTCGAACCCGCCGATGTCGAACCCGCGCAGATTCGCACCTCGGAACTCACGGTGATGATGATGCAGCTGGTGGCCTCCGGCCGCGGCGTGTGCTGCCTGCCGAACTGGGCGCTGCATGAATACAGCTCGCGCGGCTACGTCACCGCCAAGCGCCTGGGCGAGAAAGGCCTGTACTGCACGCTGTTCGCGGCAATCCGCGCCGACATGCTGGACGCGCCGTTCATGCGCGACTTCCTGCTGACGGCCAAGGACACCTCCTTCGCCACCCTGGAAGGGGTCAGCGCGGCGAAGAGCTGA
- the metE gene encoding 5-methyltetrahydropteroyltriglutamate--homocysteine S-methyltransferase: MALAHTLGFPRIGRDRELKKALEAFWKGELDEAGLRTVGRELRAAHWQAQKDAGIDLLPVGDFAWYDQVLTHSLTFGVIPERFRPQDGKPTLQTLFAMARGRRGDVCCNGVHAQEMTKWFDTNYHYLVPEFSVDQRFELSWEQLFEEVDEALALGHKVKPVLIGPLTYLWQGKLKGERAGFDKLDLLERLLPVYGQIFQRLAAQGVEWVQIDEPILVLDLPQDWKNAFERAYNLLQREPLKKLIATYFGGLEDNLGLAASLPLDGLHIDLVRAPQQYPTILDRLPAYKVLSLGLVNGRNVWRCDLEPALEVLRHAHERLGERLWVAPSCSLLHCPVDLDREDQLDAELKDSLAFSVQKCAEVALLARAVSEPEAPEVLAALAESRAVQARRAASPRIHKPEVQARVAGVRPEDAQRQSPFVVRIDKQRAVLDLPLFPTTTIGSFPQTPAIRLARQAFRQGKLSEADYAQAMHSEIRHAVVLQEGLGLDVLVHGEAERNDMVEYFAEQLDGYAFTRFGWVQSYGSRCVKPAVIHGDLSRPRPMTVDWIRYAQGLTGKVMKGMLTGPVTMLMWSFPREDVSREVQARQLALAIRDEVEDLERAGIRIVQIDEAAFREGLPLRRDQWQPYLDWATEAFRLCASGVRDETQIHTHMCYSEFNDVIESIAAMDADVITIETSRSDMELLDAFEKFEYPNEIGLGVYDIHSPRVPGTEEMVALLRKAAQRIPAASLWVNPDCGLKTRGWPETEAALINMVAAARQLRREFTGGTPA; encoded by the coding sequence ATGGCATTGGCCCACACCCTCGGCTTCCCCCGCATCGGCCGCGACCGTGAACTGAAAAAGGCCCTGGAGGCGTTCTGGAAAGGCGAGCTGGACGAGGCCGGACTGCGCACCGTGGGACGCGAGCTGCGCGCCGCGCACTGGCAGGCACAGAAGGACGCCGGCATCGACCTGCTGCCGGTCGGTGATTTCGCCTGGTACGACCAGGTGCTGACCCACTCCCTGACCTTCGGTGTGATTCCCGAGCGTTTCCGCCCGCAGGATGGCAAGCCGACCCTGCAGACCCTGTTCGCCATGGCCCGTGGCCGTCGCGGCGACGTCTGCTGCAACGGTGTCCATGCCCAGGAAATGACCAAGTGGTTCGACACCAACTACCACTACCTGGTCCCGGAGTTCAGCGTCGACCAGCGCTTCGAACTGAGCTGGGAGCAGCTGTTCGAGGAGGTGGATGAGGCGCTGGCGCTGGGACACAAGGTCAAGCCGGTGCTGATCGGCCCGCTGACCTACCTCTGGCAGGGCAAGCTCAAGGGCGAGCGCGCCGGCTTCGATAAACTCGATCTGCTGGAGCGGCTGCTGCCGGTCTATGGCCAGATCTTCCAGCGCCTGGCCGCCCAGGGTGTGGAGTGGGTGCAGATCGACGAGCCGATCCTCGTGCTCGACCTGCCGCAGGACTGGAAGAATGCCTTCGAGCGCGCCTACAACCTGCTTCAGCGCGAACCGCTGAAGAAGCTGATCGCCACCTACTTCGGCGGTCTCGAGGACAACCTCGGCCTGGCTGCGAGCCTGCCGCTGGACGGCCTGCACATCGATCTGGTGCGCGCCCCGCAGCAATACCCGACCATCCTCGACCGCCTGCCGGCCTACAAGGTGCTGTCCCTGGGCCTGGTGAACGGCCGCAATGTCTGGCGCTGCGACCTGGAACCTGCGCTGGAGGTGCTGCGTCACGCCCATGAGCGGCTGGGCGAACGGTTGTGGGTGGCGCCGTCCTGCTCATTGCTGCATTGCCCGGTGGACCTGGACCGCGAGGATCAATTGGACGCCGAGCTGAAGGACTCCCTGGCCTTCTCCGTGCAGAAGTGCGCCGAGGTGGCATTGCTCGCTCGCGCGGTGAGCGAGCCCGAAGCGCCAGAGGTGCTCGCCGCGCTGGCCGAGAGCCGTGCCGTACAGGCCCGCCGCGCCGCCTCGCCGCGTATTCACAAACCCGAGGTGCAGGCGCGCGTGGCGGGTGTGCGCCCCGAGGATGCACAGCGTCAGTCGCCCTTTGTCGTGCGCATCGACAAGCAGCGGGCCGTGCTCGATCTGCCGTTGTTCCCGACCACCACCATCGGCTCCTTCCCGCAGACCCCGGCGATTCGCCTGGCGCGCCAGGCGTTCCGTCAGGGCAAGCTGTCCGAGGCGGACTACGCCCAGGCCATGCACAGCGAAATCCGCCACGCCGTAGTGCTGCAGGAAGGGCTCGGCCTGGACGTGCTGGTGCATGGTGAGGCCGAGCGCAACGACATGGTGGAGTACTTCGCCGAACAGCTCGACGGCTATGCCTTCACCCGCTTCGGCTGGGTGCAGAGCTACGGTTCGCGCTGTGTGAAACCGGCGGTGATCCATGGCGACCTGAGCCGCCCGCGGCCGATGACCGTCGATTGGATTCGCTACGCCCAGGGCCTCACCGGCAAGGTGATGAAGGGCATGCTGACCGGCCCTGTGACCATGCTGATGTGGTCCTTCCCGCGCGAGGACGTGTCGCGCGAGGTACAGGCGCGTCAGCTGGCGCTGGCGATCCGCGACGAGGTGGAGGACCTTGAGCGCGCCGGCATCCGGATCGTGCAGATCGATGAAGCGGCCTTCCGCGAGGGACTTCCCCTGCGTCGGGACCAGTGGCAGCCTTACCTGGATTGGGCCACCGAGGCCTTCCGCCTGTGCGCCTCGGGTGTACGGGACGAAACCCAGATCCACACCCACATGTGCTACAGCGAATTCAATGACGTGATCGAGTCCATCGCCGCCATGGACGCCGACGTGATCACCATCGAGACCTCGCGCTCGGACATGGAGCTGCTGGATGCCTTCGAGAAGTTCGAGTACCCCAACGAGATCGGCCTGGGTGTCTACGACATCCACTCGCCGCGCGTGCCGGGCACCGAGGAGATGGTCGCCCTGCTGCGCAAGGCGGCGCAGCGGATTCCCGCCGCGAGCCTGTGGGTCAACCCCGACTGCGGCCTGAAGACCCGCGGCTGGCCCGAGACCGAGGCGGCGCTGATCAACATGGTCGCGGCGGCACGCCAGTTGCGCCGGGAGTTCACTGGCGGCACTCCGGCGTGA
- a CDS encoding alpha/beta fold hydrolase — protein sequence MRALLLAVALLCGLPTLSFAGDRCDARVPTEMVDLGDVRLAYQSIGRPQDPALLLIMGLGGQLIHWPDEVVEALCQQGFRVIRYDNRDVGLSAWRIPTPTGNLTYEVIRYRLGLPVSAPYSLTDMAGDSLRLLDALHIERAHVLGASMGGMIAQHVADLAPDRVISLTLVMTSSGAEGLPAPSESLLRLLARREAASREQAIEQQADLLAALGSPEVRDDRRQLLQQAARSYDRAFNPEGVQRQLLAILAEPSRVELLNRLDVPTLVVHGTADPLLPVMHGVHVAAHIRGSELRLIPGMAHRFQEDFKEPLLSAVLPYLRAHQGSGHVAQL from the coding sequence ATGCGTGCTTTGCTGCTGGCGGTCGCCCTTTTGTGCGGACTGCCCACTCTTTCTTTTGCCGGCGATCGTTGCGATGCCAGGGTGCCGACCGAGATGGTCGACCTGGGCGACGTGCGCCTGGCCTACCAGAGCATCGGCCGTCCGCAGGACCCGGCGCTGCTGCTGATCATGGGCCTGGGCGGCCAGCTGATCCACTGGCCCGACGAGGTCGTCGAGGCGCTCTGCCAGCAGGGCTTCCGGGTGATCCGCTATGACAACCGCGATGTTGGCCTGTCCGCCTGGCGCATCCCGACGCCCACCGGCAACCTGACCTACGAAGTGATTCGCTACCGCCTGGGGCTGCCGGTGAGCGCGCCCTACAGCCTGACCGACATGGCGGGGGATTCGCTGCGTCTGCTCGACGCCCTGCACATCGAGCGCGCCCACGTGCTGGGGGCGAGCATGGGCGGGATGATCGCCCAGCATGTCGCCGATCTCGCCCCGGACCGGGTGATCAGTCTGACCCTGGTGATGACCAGCTCCGGCGCCGAAGGCCTGCCGGCACCCAGCGAGTCACTGCTGCGCCTGCTCGCCCGGCGTGAGGCCGCCAGCCGCGAACAGGCCATCGAGCAGCAGGCCGATCTGCTCGCCGCGCTGGGCAGCCCCGAGGTGCGCGACGACCGTCGGCAATTGCTGCAACAGGCGGCTCGTTCCTATGACCGCGCTTTCAACCCTGAGGGCGTGCAACGGCAGCTGCTGGCGATCCTCGCCGAGCCGAGCCGGGTGGAGCTGCTCAACCGCCTGGACGTGCCGACCCTGGTGGTCCACGGCACCGCCGATCCCCTGCTGCCGGTGATGCACGGGGTGCACGTGGCGGCGCATATCCGTGGTTCGGAGCTGAGGTTGATCCCCGGCATGGCGCACCGCTTCCAGGAAGACTTCAAGGAGCCGCTGCTCAGCGCGGTGCTGCCTTACCTGCGGGCGCACCAGGGGAGCGGGCACGTGGCGCAGCTCTGA
- a CDS encoding LysR substrate-binding domain-containing protein gives MNNLPNLEDLRVFIQVARRSSFANAAAELGMSTAFVSKRIRLLEEDLGVRLLHRTTRRVSVSEDGERVYQWALRILDAVQRMGDDVSALHREPSGQLRIASSLGLGRRFVAPALSELAMRHPQLDIRLDVQDHLVDLIDEGFDLDVRVGNEIDPHLIAKPLARNRRVLCAAPAYLEQRGMPRTLADLAGHDCLVIKERDHSFGIWHLQGPSGEENVKVTGPLSSNHGEVVHQWCIDGRGILLRSWWDVHDSLADGRLVRVLPEYQQPADIWAVYTAPLASSAKVRVAVEFLRQYFAERYSLPET, from the coding sequence GTGAACAATCTTCCCAATCTGGAAGACCTGCGGGTCTTCATCCAGGTCGCCCGCCGTTCCAGCTTCGCCAACGCCGCCGCCGAGCTGGGCATGTCCACCGCCTTCGTCAGCAAGCGCATCCGCCTGCTGGAGGAGGACCTGGGCGTGCGCCTGCTGCACCGCACCACTCGTCGGGTGTCGGTGAGCGAGGACGGCGAACGCGTCTACCAGTGGGCGCTGCGCATCCTCGACGCGGTACAGCGCATGGGCGATGACGTCTCCGCCCTGCACCGCGAACCCAGCGGCCAGCTGCGCATCGCCAGCAGCCTGGGATTGGGCCGGCGCTTCGTCGCCCCGGCCCTGTCGGAACTGGCGATGCGACACCCGCAGCTGGATATCCGCCTGGACGTGCAGGACCACCTGGTGGACCTGATCGACGAAGGCTTCGACCTCGACGTACGGGTGGGCAACGAGATCGATCCACACCTGATCGCCAAGCCGCTGGCGCGCAACCGCCGGGTGCTCTGCGCCGCCCCCGCCTACCTCGAACAGCGCGGCATGCCGCGCACCCTGGCGGACCTGGCCGGGCACGATTGCCTGGTGATCAAGGAGCGCGACCACTCCTTCGGCATCTGGCACCTGCAGGGGCCCAGCGGCGAGGAAAACGTGAAAGTGACGGGCCCCCTGTCGTCCAACCACGGCGAGGTGGTGCACCAGTGGTGCATCGATGGACGCGGCATCCTGCTGCGCTCCTGGTGGGACGTGCACGACAGCCTGGCCGACGGGCGCCTGGTGCGGGTACTGCCGGAGTACCAGCAGCCGGCGGATATCTGGGCGGTGTACACCGCGCCCCTGGCCAGCTCGGCCAAGGTGCGTGTGGCGGTGGAGTTTCTCCGGCAGTACTTCGCCGAGCGCTACAGCTTGCCGGAAACCTAG
- a CDS encoding tartrate dehydrogenase produces MSKTYRIAAIPGDGIGHEVLPEGLRVVQAAARKHGLNLEIEHFEWASCDYYLEHGKMMPDDWFEQLQQFDALYFGAVGWPDKVPDHISLWGSLLKFRREFDQYVNIRPVRLFPGVPCPLANKKPGDIDFVVIRENTEGEYSSLGGRMFEGTENEFVLQESVFTRRGVDRILKYAFDVAQTRERKHVTSATKSNGMAVSMPYWDERTAAMAANYPDISWDKQHIDILCARFVLQPERFDVVVASNLFGDILSDLGPACAGTIGIAPSANLNPERKFPSLFEPVHGSAPDIFGQNIANPIAMIWSGALMLEFLGQDDARYRAAHDDILRAIEQVIANGQVTRDMGGKLSTQAVGQAIAEIVAG; encoded by the coding sequence ATGAGCAAGACATACAGAATCGCTGCCATTCCCGGTGACGGTATCGGCCACGAAGTCCTTCCCGAGGGCCTGCGCGTGGTTCAGGCGGCGGCGCGCAAGCACGGCTTGAATCTGGAGATCGAGCACTTCGAGTGGGCCAGCTGCGACTACTACCTGGAACACGGCAAGATGATGCCGGACGACTGGTTCGAGCAGCTGCAGCAGTTCGATGCGCTGTACTTCGGCGCCGTCGGCTGGCCGGACAAGGTGCCCGACCACATCTCCCTGTGGGGCTCGCTGCTCAAGTTCCGCCGCGAGTTCGACCAGTACGTGAACATCCGCCCGGTGCGCCTGTTCCCCGGCGTGCCGTGCCCGCTGGCCAACAAGAAGCCCGGCGACATCGACTTCGTGGTGATCCGCGAGAACACCGAGGGCGAGTACTCGTCCCTCGGCGGCCGCATGTTCGAAGGCACCGAGAATGAGTTCGTGCTGCAGGAGTCGGTGTTCACCCGTCGTGGCGTGGATCGCATCCTCAAGTACGCCTTCGACGTGGCTCAGACCCGCGAGCGCAAGCACGTCACCTCGGCCACCAAGTCCAACGGCATGGCCGTGAGCATGCCCTACTGGGACGAGCGCACCGCCGCGATGGCCGCCAACTACCCGGACATCAGCTGGGACAAGCAGCACATCGACATCCTCTGCGCACGCTTCGTGCTGCAGCCGGAGCGCTTCGACGTGGTGGTGGCGTCCAACCTGTTCGGCGACATCCTCTCCGACCTCGGCCCGGCCTGCGCCGGCACCATCGGCATCGCGCCGTCGGCCAACCTCAACCCCGAGCGCAAGTTCCCCTCGCTGTTCGAGCCGGTGCACGGTTCGGCGCCGGACATCTTCGGCCAGAACATCGCCAACCCGATCGCCATGATCTGGTCCGGCGCCCTGATGCTGGAGTTCCTCGGCCAGGACGATGCGCGCTACCGCGCCGCCCACGACGACATCCTGCGCGCCATCGAGCAGGTTATCGCCAATGGCCAGGTCACCCGCGACATGGGCGGCAAGCTGTCGACCCAGGCAGTCGGCCAGGCCATCGCCGAGATCGTCGCCGGCTGA